Part of the Calliopsis andreniformis isolate RMS-2024a chromosome 12, iyCalAndr_principal, whole genome shotgun sequence genome, ATACAAAGTTCAATTGGATAGTTCCAATGCTTTAGAAATAATAAAGTGTTACGATGTGGTATTAGATGCCACTGACAATGTGGCTACACGTTACTTACTAAATGATGCATGTGTTTTAAGTAAAAAGCCTTTAGTATCTGGATCAGCACTAAAATTTGAGGGGCACTTATCTGTATTTAATTACAATGGACCTTGCTATAGATGTATATTTCCCAAACCTCCTCCTCCTGAAACAGTAACAAATTGTGGAGATGGTGGAGTTTTCGGACCAGGTATTGATAAGTACTTTAACTTATGCATCTCTCAATGCTTTTCTAAGTCAACATCTTTGTTATCTTACTTTCTTTTTATTGTAGCTGTCGGTACTATCGGTGTTTTACAAGCATTAGAAACTCTGAAAATTATACTTGACCTACCTCATGTATTGTCTGGTAAACTACTATTATTTGACGGACTAGAAATGAAATTTCGCAATATTAGTCTACGCGCCAGAAATCTAAACTGTGCCGTGTGCGGTGAACATCCAACTATACACGAGTTGATCGATTATGAACAGTTCTGTGGTGCAAAAGCAAATGATAAGGAACCGAACTTAAAGTTATTACAGAAGACAGAACGAATAAGTGTGGAAGAATACAGTAACACGTTAAAATTAGGAACAAAAGATCACATATTAATCGATGTTCGTTCACCCGAAGAATATGAAATTTGTCATTTAAAGGATTCTGTTAATATACCTCTGAATGAAATTAGCAATAACGAaacagtaatgttaataagaaatAAGGTAGATGAAATGAAAAAAGAACATAAAGGTATCAGCTGTAAGTAGATAAGCGTTTGCTTAACAGTTTTAAAGGTTTTCCTACATATCATTAAATTACATGCTCTCTTTTTTTAGTATACGTTATGTGCAGAAGAGGAAACGATTCACAGAAGGCTGTGCAACGTCTTCAGAAAATATTCAATGAAAGTGATTTAGAAATAAAAGACATAATCGGAGGACTTCGTGCATGGAGTAAAACTATTGATCATACAGTCCCTGTATACTAATTATGTAAATTTACAATTATATATATGTTTATTAATCACGTTTATTGTAtcttttttcaaaaaattcaggGTGCATAATTCAGCGGTATATCCAatataaattttcataaataatgtaTATGCAAGTGACATATACATctacaaaaatatattattatgtGTAAAGTAAATCAATTCATTgagaatatttttctatttcgTAACTGGTTAAACTTGTCTCTGGATACTTGTAATGAGAATCTGACAAGCTTCTTAATTTTTCTGCGGCTTGTTCCGGTGTTAAGTCTCTTTGTGCTTGTGCAAAAAGCTCGTAGCCAACCATATGCTTCTTTATAGACGCAGAACGTAATAAAGGAGGTAAGTAAATCCCATGGAAAGTCCAATAAGGGTAGTCTTCCTTCGAATATGGACCGGTCGGTGCACCTATAAGAAAAAAATCACATTATAATCTAAATGTTACTTTTAATTACAAAACTGATTAATTAATTTGTATAGTTAACAAGTTGTGTTATACCATGCCAGCCCATAGAGTATGGAAAAGAACAATTGAATAAATTATCATATTTTGTACACAATCTTTTCATGACAACTGCCAGTGATTCTTGCTGACTTTCTGTTAAATCTTGCATTCTTGATACTTGCTTCTTAGGTAATACCATAGTTTCATATGGCCAAACTGCCCAGAATGGCACTAAAATTACCCAATCTCGATTTTCCAATACAATGCGCTCCTGCAATGTAAACGAATGGTAAAGGCTCTACCTTTTTACTATACCAACACGTTTACTTGCACATTTTATTCCATAATAAATTAAATGCCATGCCTTTTTAAGAAGTTCTTTTTGCATATAGTCAATGAGAAGAGGTTTCTTATTGCGACTGTAATAATCACTAAGGTATTTGTCTTTTATTTTGGCTTCATTTGGTAAAAAGGAACTGGCCCAAATTTGACAATGCGGGTGCGTGTTACTGCATCCCATTAAAGCGCCGCGATTTTCGAAGATTTGCACCCAAGTCCACTTTTCTCCCAGTTCAAGCATTTCGAAAATCCATCTGTATAAGAAGTTATACTTGTTAATTAAAGTGTTAAACTCTGAACATGTATGTTTGTTAGACATACCGTTTAACAACTTCCTTGATCTCAGAAATATTCATAAGTGCTATTGTTACATTTGATTTTGGATGAAAACACATGACTTTACAAGTACCTCTTGCAGAGTCCATCTGAAATAGCTCATCATCTGACTTTGATGGACTAGGAACTGATTCTAATAGTGCAGGGAAGTCATTGACAAATGCATATGTATTTTCATATACTGGTGTTACctgaaaagaataaaaaatagttTAGTAAATGCTAAAATGCTTTGTCATAATTACTTTTGATCAagtaaaattctaaaataattacctcTCCACTGGCTCTGAGATTGCCTGGGCAAAGTGGATTGTTAGGGTCATATTCTGGGAGATCTTCTTCTACATTTGGTTCGATTTGGCCCCCCCATGGCCTCTTCATCCGGTGTGGCGATACTAGTACCCATTCTCCTCTTAAAGGATTATATCTAATATGTTGGTGTTCTATAAAATATTGATCTAATAGTTGAAACATAGAATGCAAACTGGAAATGACTTCTTCACAAGAATAAAAATTCTAACCAGTTGGATTAAATTCTTCTTTCAATGCTTCTGTGCCATTTTTTAGGCCAGTTACCTTTCTATCGCCTGAAAAACAATTTCAAAGATGTACACGTGCAAGTGAATAAAAAATCTCATTAACATTCCATATATATGTTACACAGCAAGCAATATACACAATAAACGAACATGCCTGTTATCCACTCATATTTCAGATTCGATAATATACCAGTTAATTACGGTAGTAAACGTAATTGCGAAGGAACGAAAAATGTATTTAACCGAATAAAACGTAGAAGTAAAATATTCTTTGCAAGAAATGTATCCACAAACGTTACTTACAATCTTCGGACGTTATAAAACCGCAATGTAAACTTTGATAGTCACGTGGATTTCGCTTTAACTCCAagtatataaaatttataaaaaaatttcataaatttcACCTTGATCTTAGTTATATAAAATTTACGATGATCCCTTGAATGATTACTGTTCTAATACGACAATAAATGTGCGgtacgaaaaagaaaaaaaagaacgtGCCAGAACAAGTCATATGACCGACGCTTATGTTCCTTTCAGAATTTAATTGTTCAAAAAGTACAACTGGATCAATAGTGGTATGCATTAGacggatattaaaaataatttttcgcgAAACCCATTATTTTCGCAAAGGGTTTACGCATCGTCGATAAATTTTACCTGTTGACGCAGCCATTTGTGTCTCGTTTAAAAAGACAATCGTTCACGACCTCAGCAACCGACTAGGAAATTTCGTTCAATAATGGTTTAAAAACGCGAACGTATCATCTCTTTTCGTAGACCTCAAAGTCACATAATCGGATACAGTAATTTATGATAACATCTTCATTGCTTACGAAACACAATGTTACGCGGTGTACGTGCATTCAAGTTACATGTTATATGTTACATACAGATGTAAAATAGATTAAATTCGATCGTAATCAGCAGGACATTAAACGCGACAAGAACTGTTGAGTcgttatatattttattaagtGTATAGGATGTGTACTATAGATGTATCAGCAATAGAAACTAAATAATTTCGTTCTTTGCAATGTTAGATTTGCGCAAAATGCTTATTGACAATTGTTCTAATAGTAGAACTCATTCTAGGACAGTTCTTTCGAATATTAAGCGTCCTCAAAAGTAGTATTCCAAAAGAATAGTAGTCATTTTCCTGTTTAATACAACTTAAAATTCAaatcaaatttaattaaatctAAAGGActactattatttaaataaataacgaAAGGAAGGAAATTATTATAAAAGCATATACTCAGAATTAGAATAGGTATGCTAATCACGTgactactaatcatagcaaaaaataaaaataaaaaatgttattacATAATTAGCATACTTTTAATTTAAAATCCTAatctgtaattataataattatccataaacttttatttaaatataattaattaattcttcATTATAAAAATCAAGTATTTCTCCGACTATTTTTTTTATGATGGTTATCACAAGAAAAACTGAGGCAGAAGAAAATGTAATTTCGATTTTATTTCTGATatagaattttaaaaaagttGGCAAAATAATCTGTGACACTTGTCGTTCAATGTAAACTGCCTTGATGTAACTCTTGCATGATTTGACATTTCGAGTTGCTATTTAGCAGCTTTTGAACGCGACCATTAAGCCAAACTTGTGAACATGGCGCGAGGTAGTAGTGCTGGTTTTGATAGGCATATTACTATATTTTCGCCCGAAGGACGGCTCTATCAAGTGGGTAAGATTCATAAAGAAATTGTATATcctattacaattattttttaattttctacgGATGCCTTTTATGCATTCATCCAGTTCTGTGTCGATTTTCTAACCGGGATCATGACATGGCGTGATCTGCGATTTTGAACTTGTTGAGTAAATAACAACTAATTATTTTACAGAATATGCATTCAAAGCAATAAACCAAGGCGGTTTGACATCCGTCGCGGTTAAAGGAGTCGATACAGCCGTCTTTGCGACCCAGAAAAAAGTGCCTGTAAGATAACCTCTTCGTAACTTACTATTCTATCTATTAGGTCTTTTTAAATTGCTGTTATAGTTTTTACCTTTATATTTTAGTAATATTTTAAAACTATATATTAAAATTGTTGcgaattgtataaatcgaacttGTCTAATTTAAGGACCTTTATTTATAGGATAAGCTGCTCGATGCTTCTACTGTTACTCACATTTTCCAACTCACTGAACATATTGGTTGCCTTGTGACAGGGATGGTGGGTAAGTAAAACTGCTTGCAAATAGGTTGCAGTATTACTGTATAAGTTTTAGTCAATTTAGTGAGGTGGCTGATTTAATTTTTTGTGTTTT contains:
- the Uba4 gene encoding ubiquitin-like activating enzyme 4, with translation MNEQQLIDEITELRELLRAKEAQLTELRREKQILQDYGLNNNEISRYSRQIFLPEIGIQGQVKLKNSAVLIVGAGGLGCPAALYLISAGVGHIGIVDYDNVEVNNLHRQLLYKETNIGASKVNSAAENLHCLNSNTKITPYKVQLDSSNALEIIKCYDVVLDATDNVATRYLLNDACVLSKKPLVSGSALKFEGHLSVFNYNGPCYRCIFPKPPPPETVTNCGDGGVFGPAVGTIGVLQALETLKIILDLPHVLSGKLLLFDGLEMKFRNISLRARNLNCAVCGEHPTIHELIDYEQFCGAKANDKEPNLKLLQKTERISVEEYSNTLKLGTKDHILIDVRSPEEYEICHLKDSVNIPLNEISNNETVMLIRNKVDEMKKEHKGISLYVMCRRGNDSQKAVQRLQKIFNESDLEIKDIIGGLRAWSKTIDHTVPVY
- the LOC143185853 gene encoding putative galactose-1-phosphate uridylyltransferase isoform X1, with the protein product MAASTGDRKVTGLKNGTEALKEEFNPTDQYFIEHQHIRYNPLRGEWVLVSPHRMKRPWGGQIEPNVEEDLPEYDPNNPLCPGNLRASGEVTPVYENTYAFVNDFPALLESVPSPSKSDDELFQMDSARGTCKVMCFHPKSNVTIALMNISEIKEVVKRWIFEMLELGEKWTWVQIFENRGALMGCSNTHPHCQIWASSFLPNEAKIKDKYLSDYYSRNKKPLLIDYMQKELLKKERIVLENRDWVILVPFWAVWPYETMVLPKKQVSRMQDLTESQQESLAVVMKRLCTKYDNLFNCSFPYSMGWHGAPTGPYSKEDYPYWTFHGIYLPPLLRSASIKKHMVGYELFAQAQRDLTPEQAAEKLRSLSDSHYKYPETSLTSYEIEKYSQ
- the LOC143185853 gene encoding putative galactose-1-phosphate uridylyltransferase isoform X2; amino-acid sequence: MAASTGDRKVTGLKNGTEALKEEFNPTEHQHIRYNPLRGEWVLVSPHRMKRPWGGQIEPNVEEDLPEYDPNNPLCPGNLRASGEVTPVYENTYAFVNDFPALLESVPSPSKSDDELFQMDSARGTCKVMCFHPKSNVTIALMNISEIKEVVKRWIFEMLELGEKWTWVQIFENRGALMGCSNTHPHCQIWASSFLPNEAKIKDKYLSDYYSRNKKPLLIDYMQKELLKKERIVLENRDWVILVPFWAVWPYETMVLPKKQVSRMQDLTESQQESLAVVMKRLCTKYDNLFNCSFPYSMGWHGAPTGPYSKEDYPYWTFHGIYLPPLLRSASIKKHMVGYELFAQAQRDLTPEQAAEKLRSLSDSHYKYPETSLTSYEIEKYSQ
- the LOC143185853 gene encoding putative galactose-1-phosphate uridylyltransferase isoform X3; this encodes MFQLLDQYFIEHQHIRYNPLRGEWVLVSPHRMKRPWGGQIEPNVEEDLPEYDPNNPLCPGNLRASGEVTPVYENTYAFVNDFPALLESVPSPSKSDDELFQMDSARGTCKVMCFHPKSNVTIALMNISEIKEVVKRWIFEMLELGEKWTWVQIFENRGALMGCSNTHPHCQIWASSFLPNEAKIKDKYLSDYYSRNKKPLLIDYMQKELLKKERIVLENRDWVILVPFWAVWPYETMVLPKKQVSRMQDLTESQQESLAVVMKRLCTKYDNLFNCSFPYSMGWHGAPTGPYSKEDYPYWTFHGIYLPPLLRSASIKKHMVGYELFAQAQRDLTPEQAAEKLRSLSDSHYKYPETSLTSYEIEKYSQ